From the genome of Podospora bellae-mahoneyi strain CBS 112042 chromosome 2, whole genome shotgun sequence:
TTGGGATGATGTGAGTGATAACAGTGCTTGAAAAGGGAATGGTGTGTATATGGTTGGGTGTTTGATATCAAAATAGATAAGGAAAAACGAGGTTATGGCAGATAACTAAGTACTGTTTGTTGATtttttgtattttttttatttatttttattttttattattatatttttatttttatttttttttattttttatttatttttatttatttatttattttttatttatttttttttatttattttttatttattttttatttatttttctttatttttgattttttttttttaattttttttttgttttttattCCACGGCTGTCTAGAGCTCGGTATATAGGATGATGGAATAGCTATATACGTGGTCATGAAGATGGTCTGGTGGTCTGCAGCGATCAGCCAACAAAACgttttttgttttatttttttatcAAACATCTCGACAGCTCAAAAATTGGACCCCTTTTCGATGCCCTTGAGGATTCAGGGGGCACCCGTTGGGTACAAGTCCCCCGTGGCTGAAAATAGTGGGCCAATTATAGCGACCATTGCTCCACCAAGGTCACACTTCCCCACCGTGGCACGAACCTAGCGGCCGACACCCCCCCCATTGGCATGGGCTGGCATCGTATTGCATGTCATTAAAACAAGTCCATCCCGGGCAGGCATCGACAAGGCCCAAAATCAGGAGCTCTCTTTTCCTTACGTCAACTTTGAGGTCGGTCAGCTGTGTTCACGGCAACGGACATACCTATCTATCACGACGAACGCACTGTACTCGACACGACCGACCCCTACAGCTCCAAAACACACCTCTCGGCAAACAGGAGCTCCTCGACATGTCCCTGCCCCCTTCATCATGACTCTCGATCCCTTCATACCCATCGCCCCGGCTAGGATAAAAGTGCTGGTGCTGCCCATCGGCCACATCAAACGGGAGCGCTTCACCGCCTTCGTCAGCCGCCTCAATGAAGAGCACATTGTCCACCTCCGGGACGTCACGCCCGACAGTCGGCCTCACAGAAGTAGGCGCACTCTCCATACTCTCTCCGCGCCATGGCACAACCAACTAACGTGATGTTTTCCCTATTCAGACATGTTCTCCCCCCTGGCCTTCCCGGGAGGCGCGATGTTCTACGAGCTCATGACCCACCagccctccccttcccacctcgccctctcccccttcgaCCTCTGGCGCGAACAGCTAGCCGTGATCGCCATTGCCGACGGCACAGAGCTAGGCGCCTCAGTCTTCAACAAACGCCactccggcgccggcggccgAACGGTAGAAGAAACCAACATCCGGACCCTCTACCAAGACCTCGAAAACCTCCGAGACCAATACCCAAAGATGCTCGCCCACCAGGTCCTCATCTTTGACTACCTCCCCGCCGGGGAGAACCCGATCCCCATCCCAGAAGGGAtaatcaccatccccccacccGACAAGCTCAAGCGCACAACCATAAAGACGGTCATGTGCGACGtgtcctccatcatcctcgccgagATGACCACCCTGGCCAAGTCTTTTGAGGGGCTATCCCACATCGACTCACCCGGTGTTCACTCTTCGGCTGTCCACGACAGGATGAACGGTTTGGTGGGACAAGATGGGATGGCCAGGAGAAACTCGCAGTTTGCCCTCCCCGGCGGCAGCCGGTCCGTCTCTGCGACCGCTCTGGCAGATCGCAGCCACCACGCGCGCATGTCGATGCCTCCTGTTTCGTCCTCCAAAACGGCGTcttttggcggcggcggcgggtcGAGTAGTTCTACGCCGTCGGTGAGGCCTACTACTCCTATAAGCGGGAACAAACCACTTCCCAACCCACCGCTCTACACGTTTGACAATATCATTGGTCCCGCCTCTTCGGACCAACCACCAGCACGATCCGACCCAACCGATAGCTTTAGCAGTCATGACAAAGTTTCTGTCCAAGGTTTTGGCTCGGGGGGTATGGacgcgaggatgaggtccaAGTCTCGGTGTCGTATCCAGGTTGTCATTGGGAGCTTGTACCTTCAATCCGGCCTCTGGTCCAACGCGCTGAAGGAGCTGACCGAAGCAGCCACGGTGGCCAAGTCGATCAACGATCATATCTGGCACGGGAAAGCGCTGGAGTTGTGTCTAGTCTGTCTGCTGTTGCTTGGATGGGCGGGCATAGAGTTTGCGATCCCTAGCGTGCTGCTCCCGCCGGGTGACAAAGCGAGCGGGATAGCGCAGCAGATCAACGAGGCGGAGGCAAAAGACCCGAGGCAGGAGAAGTGGCTGAGGCATCTACAGTGTTACATgcccgaggtggtggagcgGATACTGGGGTTGTACTCGAGGCTGACGGCTGAGTGTTTGCCGCCTGTGCCGTGGAgcgaggcggtggtgaggtttgcGAGAATGTTGACTGCGCTGCACGTggctggggggaggttggggggggagagcttggggatgatggttttgggggtggaagagggggagggagaggggaagggaaaggggaagaggttgcTGACCACGAGTCCGAGGTTTACGGTGAACCCGACGAGGACGGTGATTGTGCAGATGGTTTTCAGGGCTTTTCCTGCCAGTGCGGCGAGCGAGTTGCTGATGACTGTGGATCGGGTGACGATTCTAAGCGGGATTGCGAGTGTGCTTGGGATGTTGGGGTttcagaggaagaaggcgatggtggtgagggagttggtcAGTGTGCTGATTGgggggctggtggaggcTAGGACAAGGGGGGCGGCGGACGTGGGGATCCATCCGGCGGCTGGGCTGGTTGGGTTGAATGGGATGAatggggggacggggggtggtggtgggagtggtgcGGGTGCGTTGGATTTGGCagagggggatgttgagaGGGGGATTGACGAgtttttgggggtgttgcTGAGGACGTATGGGGCTGTGGGGGATGTGGGACAGGctgagaaggcgagggagagcATGCAGGTTGCCGtgacggatgatgatgagaagacTATGACGACGAGGGACATGAGGGATACCGACTCGGAGGTTGTGGCGAGGATTCAGAGGCAGTCGGCCGCGAGGTTTTTCGGCATGCAGACTGTCAAGTTGAATATCCTGAGGTCGTGCATCAACTTCAGCGAGGCCTTGCCTGACTTTGCGGGAGTGTTGAAATACTCGAGCGATCTTTTGAGGACGGCGGGAAGTGGGATTGCGCCTGGtccgaggagggaggatgcTTATCCTGCGATATCGAGGGAGGAACAGGTTCGTCTGATGACCAATATTCTCAAGACGTCGAACTTGTCCAAGAGGATGGGCATTGGCGAGCTGGCGGCTGAGTACTGGGACGAGTTTCTGCTCAGAGGCATAAGGCTGGAACCTTTGCCTGTCACAAGAACGCCGGTTGCGCACGCCAAAACGGTCTTGCCTGGAGCGGCGACTGCTCGGGCTTCGCAGGATGTGGACCCATTTATTTACAATCCCTTTTTGAAGCGACCGGACACTGCCATGGTTGAGTCGACGTTGGTTGCTGGTGAGCCAGCCACCTTTCGGCTGACACTCCAGAACCCTTTTGAAATGGAGGTGGACATTGAAAGTGTTCGTCTCGACACGGAAGGGGCCGATTTTGAATCAGGTGTCGAGCACACTGTTATTGGACCCTATCGGACGCAAATCTTGAGAATATCCGGCACACCAAAAGCTGGCGGGACCGTCAAGGTTACGGGCGCGGTGATCAAAGTGAGAGGCTGCCGGGAGAGGCGGTTTCCCATTTTTGTTGAGCCTTGGGCCCCTGACAATGAAGCCAGAACAAAAGCTTCTGGGATCACTGCCCTTGAGGCGAACATGGTTGTCGTGTCACCGGCTGTCGAGCGTTTGAAGCCCTACAACTTTGACCTCAAGGTCATCTCTCCACAGCCTACTGTGGTAGTCAAGTCGTCTACCCTCCCTCAGTCCTCGGTGATGATCttggaaggggaaaggcaGCGGTTTTCAGTCACCTTGCAAAACCTGTCACCTGACACTCCTGttgattttcttttgttttctttcaaAGATTCGACACAGGAACCCCTTCAAACAGCACTC
Proteins encoded in this window:
- a CDS encoding hypothetical protein (COG:U; BUSCO:EOG0926077L; EggNog:ENOG503NUM4); this translates as MTLDPFIPIAPARIKVLVLPIGHIKRERFTAFVSRLNEEHIVHLRDVTPDSRPHRNMFSPLAFPGGAMFYELMTHQPSPSHLALSPFDLWREQLAVIAIADGTELGASVFNKRHSGAGGRTVEETNIRTLYQDLENLRDQYPKMLAHQVLIFDYLPAGENPIPIPEGIITIPPPDKLKRTTIKTVMCDVSSIILAEMTTLAKSFEGLSHIDSPGVHSSAVHDRMNGLVGQDGMARRNSQFALPGGSRSVSATALADRSHHARMSMPPVSSSKTASFGGGGGSSSSTPSVRPTTPISGNKPLPNPPLYTFDNIIGPASSDQPPARSDPTDSFSSHDKVSVQGFGSGGMDARMRSKSRCRIQVVIGSLYLQSGLWSNALKELTEAATVAKSINDHIWHGKALELCLVCLLLLGWAGIEFAIPSVLLPPGDKASGIAQQINEAEAKDPRQEKWLRHLQCYMPEVVERILGLYSRLTAECLPPVPWSEAVVRFARMLTALHVAGGRLGGESLGMMVLGVEEGEGEGKGKGKRLLTTSPRFTVNPTRTVIVQMVFRAFPASAASELLMTVDRVTILSGIASVLGMLGFQRKKAMVVRELVSVLIGGLVEARTRGAADVGIHPAAGLVGLNGMNGGTGGGGGSGAGALDLAEGDVERGIDEFLGVLLRTYGAVGDVGQAEKARESMQVAVTDDDEKTMTTRDMRDTDSEVVARIQRQSAARFFGMQTVKLNILRSCINFSEALPDFAGVLKYSSDLLRTAGSGIAPGPRREDAYPAISREEQVRLMTNILKTSNLSKRMGIGELAAEYWDEFLLRGIRLEPLPVTRTPVAHAKTVLPGAATARASQDVDPFIYNPFLKRPDTAMVESTLVAGEPATFRLTLQNPFEMEVDIESVRLDTEGADFESGVEHTVIGPYRTQILRISGTPKAGGTVKVTGAVIKVRGCRERRFPIFVEPWAPDNEARTKASGITALEANMVVVSPAVERLKPYNFDLKVISPQPTVVVKSSTLPQSSVMILEGERQRFSVTLQNLSPDTPVDFLLFSFKDSTQEPLQTALNSRDATATELYEYELILAKKQALRLRNRARNDRFIAPGQTATFDFEILGKPGLTHGLIQVDYAHLGVPPDEIAEQFYTRQVSMELTVTVNASVDISRVDVIPLNSSIPESLWTKSLEKTTQLLTPETHCLLLLDLRNSWPSQMTVSLSSGGGENDRPIGIEEHILPGNTTRLVLPIRRVYLEDPHAFIPALNPSRQRQFVVSTKISPEAEKASREAFWYREKVLDSLRGTWKTFTGKTREGEISFRGMRFNSKMVDVIRVDEVDIDISLSGSGEREGGKEGKAYVDEFLELKVRVVNRGKRPVLGLLRLMPVLCHRPFNVSLDFTRKMAKFAWNGNLQFPIGRVEGDGGVREVSMGVTVLCRGVFEIGGTVEEVVPYVEEENGEGKKEVEDFGLMVAGGRRRERRVWHARRGCRVVVRDRPEE